The proteins below come from a single Erythrobacter sp. SG61-1L genomic window:
- a CDS encoding LysR substrate-binding domain-containing protein: protein MNLSQLRSFIAVARHGGFTAAARALSLSQATVTSQVQALEREFGVELFHRRGHRIMVSSIGEALLPLARQIRALETEAELLLQDNGALRSGTLRIGAVGPFHVTEMIAAYNRAFPGIRISLTVGNSETVLKSLGDYQCDVGILASFAEDERYASMPFNSHPVILFVSADHPLAGRDQIDLGELHGRPLIMREAGSTTRKALETAIAAANIQPRIAMEIGSREAIREAVGLGLGIGAVSEAEFVPGPNLHPIRITGDPVMTSTHIFWLKERESSRLVQSFLGAVAELADQPSGRAIA from the coding sequence ATGAACCTCTCGCAGCTTCGCAGCTTCATCGCCGTTGCCCGCCATGGCGGCTTCACGGCGGCGGCACGGGCCCTCTCGCTCAGTCAGGCGACAGTGACTTCGCAGGTTCAGGCGCTGGAGCGCGAGTTCGGCGTGGAACTGTTTCACCGGCGTGGGCATCGCATCATGGTCTCTTCCATCGGGGAAGCGTTGTTGCCGCTTGCACGCCAGATCAGGGCGCTGGAGACCGAGGCGGAACTGCTGCTGCAGGACAATGGCGCCCTGCGCAGCGGCACTCTGCGGATCGGTGCGGTCGGCCCGTTCCACGTTACTGAAATGATCGCGGCCTATAACCGCGCGTTTCCGGGGATCAGGATATCGCTGACAGTCGGCAATTCCGAAACCGTGCTGAAGAGCCTGGGCGATTATCAATGCGATGTCGGCATCCTCGCCAGCTTTGCCGAGGACGAGCGCTATGCGAGCATGCCGTTCAACTCCCACCCGGTGATCCTGTTCGTTAGCGCCGACCATCCGCTTGCCGGGCGCGATCAGATCGACTTGGGCGAGTTGCACGGCAGGCCGCTGATCATGCGAGAGGCAGGCTCCACCACGCGCAAGGCGCTCGAGACGGCGATTGCGGCGGCAAATATCCAGCCGCGTATCGCGATGGAGATCGGCAGCCGCGAAGCGATCCGCGAGGCGGTGGGGCTGGGCTTGGGTATCGGTGCCGTGTCAGAGGCGGAATTCGTGCCCGGTCCGAATTTGCACCCCATCCGGATAACGGGCGATCCGGTGATGACCAGCACTCACATCTTCTGGCTAAAGGAGCGGGAGAGCAGCAGGTTGGTCCAGTCGTTCCTTGGGGCGGTGGCGGAACTTGCTGACCAGCCGAGCGGCAGGGCAATTGCCTAA
- the phnX gene encoding phosphonoacetaldehyde hydrolase — protein sequence MSLPVSLSSSRLQAVLFDLAGTLIDFGSMAPVRAFGRAFDAFGISLSDAQIRRPMGSAKRDHIELILAEPDVRSCWSSRFGAEPGPTEIDRLYAEFLEADARLATEHCDPVPGAGDLIASLRARGIATGATTGYPREILDRIAPLIAERGIALGAMVSASDVSNGRPAPDMCLRGMGVLGIGDPAVCLVVDDTLAGIEAGRAAGMWTVGVAASGNEMGLTLAGWEALPAAERRTRLSAIQERMHGAGAHYVIASVADLEEPIAAIEAALAMGERP from the coding sequence TTGTCCCTGCCCGTTTCCCTATCTTCCTCCCGGCTGCAGGCCGTGCTGTTCGATCTGGCAGGCACGCTGATCGACTTTGGCAGCATGGCACCCGTGCGTGCCTTCGGCCGGGCATTCGATGCATTTGGCATCAGTCTGAGCGATGCCCAGATCCGCCGCCCGATGGGCAGTGCCAAGCGCGACCATATCGAACTGATCCTGGCCGAACCTGATGTGCGGTCCTGCTGGTCCAGCCGCTTCGGTGCGGAACCCGGCCCCACCGAAATCGACAGGCTCTACGCCGAATTTCTGGAGGCGGATGCCCGGCTGGCCACAGAACATTGCGATCCTGTTCCGGGCGCGGGCGATCTGATCGCCAGCCTGCGCGCACGCGGCATAGCAACGGGCGCAACCACAGGATACCCGCGCGAAATCCTTGACCGGATTGCCCCCCTCATCGCGGAGCGAGGCATTGCCCTTGGCGCGATGGTCTCGGCCAGCGACGTTTCCAATGGGCGCCCCGCCCCTGACATGTGCCTGCGCGGAATGGGCGTGCTCGGGATCGGCGACCCTGCCGTTTGCCTCGTCGTGGACGACACGCTGGCAGGGATAGAGGCAGGACGCGCGGCCGGTATGTGGACCGTCGGTGTTGCTGCCAGCGGCAATGAGATGGGTCTCACGCTGGCCGGCTGGGAAGCGCTGCCAGCAGCGGAGCGCCGGACGCGCCTGAGCGCGATCCAGGAACGGATGCACGGCGCTGGCGCGCATTACGTGATCGCCTCTGTCGCCGATCTGGAAGAACCCATCGCGGCCATCGAAGCTGCCCTCGCGATGGGGGAACGGCCATGA
- a CDS encoding iron-containing alcohol dehydrogenase, producing the protein MTTDPSNPVRVLFGSAAVDRIGELAAGRPYALLTYAEPPFAELAARVARLAGPPALLLDRIAPNPTPDTMRELCDRAKQRGGRIDLCIALGGGSVIDAAKVFALGHGDADAILEAVEGRSLPERRALPIIAIPTTAGTGSELTCWATLWDMAGGRKLSLERPDLYPEAAILDPQLMTGLGREQTRASALDALSHALESLWNRNADDVSRGFAVEGARLILAGLPGALAEPADLDLRSKLAEGALKAGFAFARTKTALAHSLSYAVTIKQGVTHGIACSFSLPAVMRSALGVSRTCDEALEAIFDCPAGDAPEALEHFLHQVGIGTHPADYSIAPADWDRIVADAFDGPRGRNFIGSPEHFPDLFAPALTPPAHPAXALTPPAHPAAPEVRSCP; encoded by the coding sequence ATGACCACGGACCCGAGCAATCCCGTCCGTGTCCTGTTCGGCAGCGCCGCGGTCGACCGGATCGGCGAGCTTGCCGCCGGACGGCCCTATGCACTCTTGACCTATGCCGAGCCACCCTTTGCGGAACTCGCCGCGCGTGTTGCCCGGCTGGCAGGCCCGCCGGCCCTGCTGCTGGACCGGATCGCCCCCAATCCCACCCCAGATACGATGCGCGAACTGTGCGACCGGGCAAAGCAGAGAGGGGGCCGGATTGACCTGTGCATCGCCCTTGGCGGCGGCTCTGTGATCGACGCCGCCAAGGTCTTCGCGTTGGGCCATGGCGACGCGGACGCCATTCTGGAAGCCGTTGAAGGCAGATCGCTGCCGGAACGGCGTGCCTTGCCGATCATCGCCATTCCGACCACGGCCGGGACCGGCAGCGAACTGACCTGCTGGGCAACCCTGTGGGACATGGCAGGCGGGCGCAAGCTGTCGCTCGAACGGCCGGACCTCTATCCGGAAGCCGCGATCCTCGATCCGCAACTGATGACGGGGCTGGGCCGTGAACAGACCCGCGCCAGCGCCCTCGACGCCCTGTCACATGCACTGGAAAGCCTGTGGAACCGCAATGCGGACGACGTCTCGCGCGGCTTCGCCGTAGAAGGTGCACGCCTCATTCTCGCGGGCCTGCCCGGCGCGCTGGCCGAACCCGCCGACTTGGACCTGCGCAGCAAGCTGGCCGAAGGGGCGTTGAAAGCCGGCTTCGCCTTTGCCCGCACCAAGACGGCGCTGGCCCACAGCCTTTCCTACGCCGTTACGATCAAACAGGGCGTGACCCACGGCATTGCCTGTTCCTTCAGCCTTCCTGCCGTGATGCGGTCTGCACTGGGTGTATCACGGACATGCGACGAGGCGCTGGAGGCGATTTTCGATTGTCCGGCAGGTGACGCACCCGAAGCGCTCGAACACTTCCTGCATCAGGTCGGCATCGGCACCCATCCCGCCGATTACAGCATTGCCCCGGCCGATTGGGATCGCATCGTTGCCGATGCTTTCGACGGCCCGCGCGGGCGCAATTTCATCGGCAGCCCCGAGCACTTTCCAGATCTATTCGCTCCCGCCCTCACGCCCCCAGCCCACCCTGCAGNCGCCCTCACGCCCCCAGCCCACCCTGCAGCCCCCGAGGTGAGATCATGTCCCTGA
- a CDS encoding alkaline phosphatase D family protein: protein MSLRINRRLFIEAALIGAGIAALPGFARAWPMAGFTHSVASGEPAADSVTLWTRYVAPDAGIARLKLELAEDEAFRSIVATGETLAGPETDYCAHIRPTGLKAGRYYYYRFTAPGGQASPVGRTKTLPEGPLDRCRIAVMSCSNITSGWFTAYAHAAARDDIDLVVHLGDYIYESPTTRSDALAELAIKRDVRPLGELETLVDYRLRYASYRNDPDLQELHRRHPMVVMWDDHETANNSWTGGAENHADNEGIWALRAAAGVRAFREWIPASGDYAAYQLGDLATMYRLETRLLARTQQLDPEPLLRATTNVEQAVADFVRGPLTDPARQLLGPTQLQWLADGMKASASAGTKWQVLAQQVIMAPHVMPQINSGWLAPDLTLDAKTNAEIELSNRASRAGMPMGMDRWSGYPAERTRVLQAAIAAGANLVTLAGDSHNAWASDLLLDGQHASVELCVQSVSSNGLERRFGGNADAIAGDFLATNPDLKWCDTSRRGYMVTEFTPTAVTCDWLFLPSRTENSTRLLGTHRLASELHSHRLSAA, encoded by the coding sequence ATGTCCCTGAGGATCAATCGCCGTCTCTTCATCGAAGCCGCCCTGATCGGGGCAGGCATCGCAGCACTGCCGGGCTTTGCCCGCGCCTGGCCCATGGCAGGTTTCACCCATAGCGTGGCAAGCGGCGAACCTGCCGCCGACAGCGTGACCTTGTGGACCCGCTATGTCGCGCCGGACGCGGGCATTGCGCGCCTGAAGCTGGAGCTGGCCGAAGACGAGGCATTCCGCTCGATCGTGGCGACGGGCGAGACGCTGGCCGGTCCTGAGACCGACTATTGCGCTCATATCCGCCCAACCGGGCTGAAGGCTGGCCGATATTATTATTACCGTTTCACCGCACCGGGTGGACAGGCATCGCCCGTGGGACGCACGAAGACCCTGCCGGAAGGCCCGCTCGACCGCTGCCGGATCGCGGTGATGAGCTGCTCCAACATCACCTCCGGCTGGTTCACGGCCTATGCCCACGCCGCCGCGCGCGACGATATCGATCTGGTCGTCCATCTGGGTGACTACATTTATGAATCGCCCACTACCCGGTCCGACGCGCTGGCCGAACTGGCCATCAAGCGCGATGTCCGCCCGCTGGGCGAGTTGGAAACGCTGGTCGATTATCGCCTGCGCTATGCCAGCTATCGCAACGATCCCGACCTGCAGGAACTGCACCGCCGCCATCCAATGGTGGTGATGTGGGATGATCACGAAACTGCCAATAACAGCTGGACCGGCGGAGCAGAAAACCACGCCGATAACGAAGGCATCTGGGCCTTGCGTGCGGCGGCAGGCGTGCGCGCCTTCCGGGAATGGATTCCGGCCAGCGGCGATTATGCTGCCTACCAACTGGGCGATCTGGCCACCATGTATCGGCTGGAAACCCGGCTGCTAGCCCGCACGCAGCAACTCGATCCCGAGCCGCTTCTGCGCGCTACCACCAATGTCGAACAGGCAGTGGCCGATTTCGTTCGTGGACCGTTGACAGACCCGGCGCGGCAATTGCTTGGCCCCACGCAGCTGCAATGGCTGGCTGACGGGATGAAGGCTTCGGCTTCGGCCGGAACGAAATGGCAGGTGCTGGCCCAGCAAGTCATCATGGCGCCGCACGTCATGCCCCAGATCAATTCCGGCTGGCTGGCGCCCGACCTCACTCTCGACGCCAAGACGAACGCGGAAATCGAGCTGTCGAACCGCGCAAGCCGCGCGGGGATGCCAATGGGAATGGATCGCTGGAGCGGCTATCCGGCGGAGCGCACCCGCGTGCTGCAGGCCGCTATTGCCGCAGGCGCCAACCTGGTGACCCTGGCCGGCGACAGCCACAATGCCTGGGCCAGCGACCTGTTGCTGGACGGGCAGCACGCCAGTGTGGAGCTCTGCGTCCAGTCGGTTTCCTCCAACGGCCTCGAACGACGCTTCGGCGGGAATGCGGATGCAATCGCGGGCGATTTTCTGGCCACCAATCCCGACCTGAAATGGTGCGACACCAGCCGCCGCGGCTACATGGTGACAGAATTCACACCCACTGCCGTCACCTGCGACTGGCTGTTCCTCCCTTCCCGCACTGAAAATTCCACCCGCCTGCTCGGTACGCACCGGCTCGCGTCGGAGCTGCACAGCCACCGTCTGTCGGCTGCCTGA
- a CDS encoding TonB-dependent receptor — protein MSSHKTSHRLLLAKAAILATAASIPGIALAGDLQGTVTNPGLSRPVSGARVSVDGIAQPVWTTEDGRYRLADIPAGEHVLHVELPGYTPFTATVSVPETGAVTRDVEIGLADESGQDIVVRGARASRLLATERKRSMDTIADVVSADTIGQLPDYNTAQALQRLPGVSVQTDQGEPRYVVVRGVDPNLNQVTVDGNLVGIPEAEGRRVALDTIPSDLVAAIEVVKAVTPDYDGNAVGGSINIVTPTAFDRTEDFLFVSAKTTYAEQADKFGYGGSATYGAKFGADDQFGIVLGGSYFKRFIHSQLAGPRGWTDFGTETAPTSFVMYDYRIMRERIGAIANLDWRPNEDTRFYLRTIYNEYTDEEERDQFNWDLARGTRTFPAEDQVSWSKGRATREFRQNNQTQKLYNISPGTELTFGNVQLDLNYTYARAQEHTPVRDDIEFRSTDTLSSTLDLTTPSPTFVSYNPAALDPAAYPLRRIRMRSEEIDEDLHAFRADLRFDIPDMDGSFIKFGGKFTDRKKHRDNRQTLQTPTTPVTFADTGTFTDTIPFFDGVYEFGPGMDYQGVLDYFASRPGSLTLDEGATYINDHSLDYDIHEKIYSGYGMANLQFGDLTVIGGVRVEKTEGDYSAFAIRDSDGDGTLEPSDILPIDLGTDYTDVLPSLHLKYRIRPDLIARAAWTNTIGRPNYDAQVPTFEEEDGSGAAGNPDLQPYRAMGLDFSLEYYPDADTLFSFAAFYKKIENPIFTRTIHDTSFAGIPLISLSQPQNAASGELFGLEAAVQKRFTFLPQPLDGFGISANATYVDSSVEVPGRESEDLPFFRQSKWLFNAALFYEKGPFEARVAVTYRDHYLEGIGATAAGDTYVDGRTVLDARVAYRVSDSIEIFASGANLNNASAIIYQATPSQLVTNEAYSFTADFGINVKF, from the coding sequence ATGTCCTCTCACAAGACCTCGCATCGCCTGTTGCTTGCCAAGGCGGCCATTCTGGCCACCGCTGCTTCCATCCCCGGAATCGCCCTCGCCGGTGACCTTCAGGGTACCGTCACCAATCCCGGCCTGTCGCGCCCCGTCAGCGGCGCCCGTGTGAGCGTTGATGGAATCGCCCAGCCCGTCTGGACCACCGAGGATGGCCGCTATCGCCTGGCAGACATCCCTGCGGGCGAGCATGTGCTGCATGTCGAGCTGCCGGGCTACACGCCCTTCACGGCCACCGTCTCGGTGCCGGAAACCGGCGCAGTGACACGCGATGTCGAAATCGGCCTCGCGGATGAAAGCGGGCAGGACATCGTCGTGCGCGGCGCCCGCGCCTCGCGCCTGTTGGCGACGGAGCGCAAGCGCTCGATGGATACGATCGCAGATGTCGTCTCGGCCGACACGATCGGCCAACTGCCCGATTACAATACGGCGCAGGCCCTGCAGCGCCTGCCCGGCGTTTCGGTCCAGACCGACCAGGGTGAACCCCGCTATGTCGTGGTGCGCGGCGTCGATCCCAACCTCAATCAGGTGACCGTCGACGGCAATCTGGTGGGCATTCCGGAAGCCGAAGGCCGCCGCGTTGCGCTGGACACCATCCCCTCGGACCTTGTCGCCGCCATCGAAGTGGTGAAGGCCGTGACACCCGATTATGACGGCAATGCCGTGGGCGGCAGCATCAACATCGTGACCCCCACTGCCTTTGACCGGACCGAGGACTTCCTGTTCGTTTCCGCCAAGACCACCTATGCCGAGCAAGCCGACAAGTTCGGCTATGGTGGCAGCGCCACTTATGGCGCGAAGTTCGGCGCGGATGATCAGTTCGGCATCGTGCTGGGTGGCAGCTATTTCAAGCGCTTCATTCACAGCCAGCTGGCCGGGCCGCGCGGTTGGACCGACTTCGGCACCGAAACCGCGCCGACGTCCTTCGTGATGTATGACTATCGCATCATGCGCGAACGGATCGGCGCGATCGCCAATCTGGACTGGCGCCCGAATGAAGATACCCGCTTCTACCTGCGCACGATCTACAACGAATATACCGACGAGGAAGAACGCGATCAGTTCAACTGGGATCTGGCCCGCGGCACCCGCACCTTCCCGGCCGAAGATCAGGTCAGCTGGTCCAAGGGCCGCGCCACCCGCGAGTTCCGCCAGAACAACCAGACGCAGAAGCTCTACAACATCTCGCCGGGCACCGAACTGACCTTCGGCAACGTTCAACTGGACCTGAACTACACCTATGCCCGCGCTCAGGAACACACACCGGTGCGTGACGATATTGAATTCCGTTCCACCGACACACTGTCCAGCACGCTGGACCTGACCACGCCCAGCCCGACATTCGTCAGCTACAATCCCGCCGCGCTGGACCCGGCGGCCTATCCGTTGCGCCGCATCCGCATGCGCAGCGAGGAAATCGACGAGGATCTGCACGCCTTCCGCGCCGATCTGCGCTTCGACATTCCGGACATGGACGGCAGCTTCATCAAGTTCGGCGGCAAGTTCACCGACCGCAAGAAGCACCGCGACAACCGCCAGACGCTCCAGACGCCGACCACCCCGGTGACCTTCGCCGATACCGGCACCTTCACCGACACGATCCCGTTCTTCGACGGCGTCTACGAATTCGGGCCGGGCATGGATTATCAAGGCGTGCTGGATTACTTCGCCTCACGTCCCGGCTCGCTCACGCTCGATGAAGGCGCGACCTACATCAACGATCACAGCCTGGATTACGACATCCACGAGAAGATCTATTCCGGTTACGGCATGGCCAACCTCCAGTTCGGCGATCTGACCGTGATCGGCGGCGTGCGCGTGGAAAAGACCGAGGGCGATTACAGCGCCTTCGCGATCCGCGACAGCGACGGCGACGGCACGCTGGAGCCTTCGGACATTCTGCCTATCGATCTGGGCACCGATTATACCGATGTCCTGCCCAGCCTGCACCTGAAGTATCGCATCCGCCCGGATCTGATCGCGCGCGCCGCATGGACCAACACGATCGGGCGCCCGAATTACGACGCGCAGGTGCCGACTTTCGAGGAAGAGGACGGCTCCGGTGCTGCCGGCAATCCGGACCTGCAGCCCTATCGCGCGATGGGCCTGGACTTCTCGCTCGAATATTATCCGGATGCGGACACGCTGTTCTCCTTCGCGGCCTTCTACAAGAAGATCGAGAACCCGATCTTCACCCGCACGATCCACGACACCAGCTTTGCCGGTATTCCGCTGATCTCGCTCTCCCAGCCGCAGAATGCCGCTTCGGGCGAGCTGTTCGGGCTGGAAGCCGCAGTGCAGAAGCGCTTCACCTTCCTGCCCCAGCCACTGGACGGCTTCGGCATTTCCGCCAACGCCACCTATGTAGATTCGAGCGTGGAAGTGCCGGGTCGCGAGAGCGAAGACCTGCCGTTCTTCCGCCAGTCCAAATGGCTGTTCAACGCCGCCCTGTTCTATGAAAAGGGCCCGTTCGAAGCTCGCGTGGCCGTCACCTATCGTGACCATTACCTTGAAGGGATCGGCGCGACGGCGGCGGGCGACACCTATGTGGACGGCCGCACCGTGCTGGATGCCCGCGTGGCCTATCGCGTGTCGGACAGCATCGAGATCTTCGCCTCCGGCGCCAATCTGAACAACGCCTCGGCGATCATCTATCAGGCAACGCCCAGCCAGTTGGTGACCAACGAAGCCTACTCCTTCACGGCTGACTTCGGGATCAACGTGAAGTTCTGA
- a CDS encoding alkaline phosphatase family protein: MTSLFRPGSLARGFALSTAALLAAPASAGTMSEHEDKGERLILVTVDGVRWQDLFRGADPELAGDKAFTKKQDEIRQRFIDPADRPRALAPFLHSFAERGGVLIGDRDHGSCMKVANKYWFSYPGYSEMLTGKAGWANSNSPVDNPDVTALEWLNHQPGFAGKVRAFATWNVFPAILNAKRSGIPINAGFMPLQGSGADIAALNRVQDELPRPWRDDERYDALTHAFALHSFKADRPRILYVAYGEPDAHAHGGTYDEYLISTERVDRFARELWDAAQADPKWAGKTTLIVTTDHGRAEPGPAGDGWRHHGSGLDEAGVEHPESRRLGSDQTWAAILGPAPVAATKPADGCATAGQIAATIVRSLGFDWHSFDPEAAPPLVGLPTE; the protein is encoded by the coding sequence ATGACTTCACTCTTCCGTCCGGGCAGCCTTGCCCGTGGCTTTGCCCTGAGCACCGCCGCACTGCTTGCCGCCCCCGCTTCAGCAGGGACCATGAGCGAGCATGAGGACAAGGGCGAACGCCTGATCCTCGTCACAGTGGACGGCGTCCGTTGGCAAGACCTGTTCCGCGGGGCCGATCCCGAACTGGCCGGGGACAAGGCATTCACGAAGAAGCAGGACGAAATCCGCCAGCGCTTCATCGATCCGGCGGACCGCCCGCGCGCGCTTGCGCCGTTCCTGCACAGCTTTGCCGAACGCGGCGGGGTTTTGATCGGCGACCGCGATCACGGATCATGCATGAAGGTGGCCAACAAATATTGGTTCTCCTACCCCGGCTATAGCGAGATGCTGACCGGCAAGGCCGGATGGGCGAACAGCAACTCCCCGGTCGACAATCCCGACGTTACCGCGCTGGAATGGCTCAACCACCAGCCCGGCTTTGCGGGCAAGGTCCGCGCCTTTGCGACGTGGAACGTGTTTCCCGCCATCCTCAACGCGAAGCGCAGCGGTATCCCGATCAATGCGGGTTTCATGCCTTTGCAGGGCAGCGGTGCGGACATTGCAGCGCTCAACAGGGTTCAGGACGAACTGCCTCGTCCGTGGAGGGACGATGAACGCTATGACGCGCTGACGCACGCCTTTGCGCTTCATTCCTTCAAGGCCGATAGGCCGCGCATCCTCTATGTCGCTTATGGCGAACCCGATGCCCACGCCCATGGCGGCACATACGACGAATATCTGATTTCGACCGAGCGAGTGGACCGCTTCGCTCGCGAATTGTGGGATGCGGCACAGGCCGATCCGAAATGGGCCGGCAAGACCACGCTGATCGTGACGACCGATCACGGGCGGGCAGAACCCGGCCCGGCAGGCGACGGCTGGCGCCACCACGGCAGCGGGCTGGACGAGGCTGGCGTCGAACACCCCGAAAGCCGCAGGCTCGGATCGGATCAGACCTGGGCCGCGATCCTCGGCCCGGCCCCGGTCGCCGCAACGAAGCCCGCCGATGGCTGCGCCACCGCAGGCCAGATCGCCGCCACCATCGTGCGATCCCTCGGCTTCGACTGGCACAGCTTCGATCCGGAAGCCGCCCCACCGCTGGTTGGTCTGCCCACCGAATAG